Proteins co-encoded in one Marinobacter gudaonensis genomic window:
- a CDS encoding ABC transporter substrate-binding protein, with translation MRKLTSAAMLCALSIPAVAQADCGEVSITEMGWASNTVVTNVATFIMEQGYGCDVTIVPSDTVPAVTSVAENGEPDIVTELWLNSAGEAYLRLEEQGKVERLGKVLDPGGVEGWWIPTYLAEKHPELKTIEGVMANPELVGGRFNNCPDGWGCRVVSDNLVRALDLEESGIEVFNHGSGETLASSMASAVQNEEPWFGYYWGPTVPLGKYDMTRVDLGEIKPKVHQKNQTPDVDNPGVSDFPAATVLTSVTSDFKEREPEVAEMLSKLTFQTSTMSSILAWMDQNNASGEEAAVYFLTNNRDEWSSWLNDSARERLASVLNN, from the coding sequence ATGCGAAAGCTCACGTCCGCTGCAATGCTTTGCGCCTTATCCATTCCCGCCGTCGCCCAGGCTGACTGCGGCGAGGTGTCCATCACCGAAATGGGCTGGGCGTCCAATACGGTGGTCACCAACGTTGCCACCTTCATCATGGAGCAGGGCTATGGCTGCGACGTCACCATCGTGCCCTCCGATACCGTGCCTGCGGTAACGTCGGTCGCCGAAAACGGAGAGCCGGATATCGTCACCGAGCTTTGGCTGAACTCCGCCGGCGAGGCCTACCTGCGCCTGGAAGAACAGGGCAAGGTCGAGCGTCTCGGCAAGGTGCTTGATCCGGGCGGTGTTGAAGGCTGGTGGATTCCGACCTACCTGGCCGAGAAACACCCAGAACTCAAAACCATTGAGGGCGTGATGGCCAACCCCGAGCTCGTTGGCGGTCGCTTCAACAACTGCCCGGACGGCTGGGGCTGTCGCGTGGTCAGCGATAACCTGGTTCGTGCTCTGGACCTGGAAGAGTCCGGCATTGAAGTGTTCAACCATGGCTCCGGCGAGACCCTGGCATCCTCCATGGCGTCTGCGGTACAGAACGAGGAGCCCTGGTTCGGCTACTACTGGGGCCCGACCGTACCGCTGGGCAAATACGACATGACCAGGGTCGATCTCGGTGAGATCAAGCCCAAGGTGCACCAGAAGAACCAGACCCCCGACGTGGACAATCCCGGTGTGTCTGACTTCCCCGCCGCCACCGTGCTGACTTCTGTCACCTCTGATTTCAAGGAGCGTGAGCCGGAAGTGGCCGAGATGCTCAGCAAGCTGACCTTCCAGACCTCCACCATGAGCTCGATCCTGGCCTGGATGGACCAGAACAACGCCTCTGGCGAAGAGGCCGCGGTCTACTTCCTGACCAACAACCGCGATGAGTGGTCAAGCTGGCTGAACGACTCCGCTCGGGAGCGTCTGGCAAGCGTTCTGAATAACTGA
- a CDS encoding ABC transporter permease encodes MATYDPLFSALGLEDWCSEGKSDGPMSMADLLAKTKGKEAEDPSIWELPFPSMDALNESCAAFPQSRELTKGLEQGFLAIKDSLSLVLDPLTQPLSWFLDGALYAMLNTPWWIVIPVLLGIVFLVTKSWKLVAFVGGSVMLLAFIDHYDYAMQTLAIIFVCAFLCVLMGVPIGIAMARSNTLQRMIVPILDMLQTLPPFVYLIPLIFLFSVTESKLYGIAIILYAIVPVIRLTNLGIRLVDKDVIEAADAFGMTPRQKLYKVQIPLALPNIMAGVNQTIMMSLAMVVIASLVSAPGLGVLVLRGIRNLELGVGLVSGLGIVILAVILDRVTKASLARINVSQKQ; translated from the coding sequence ATGGCAACCTACGACCCACTGTTTTCCGCCCTCGGCCTTGAGGACTGGTGCTCCGAAGGCAAGAGTGACGGCCCCATGTCGATGGCCGATCTGCTGGCTAAAACCAAGGGCAAGGAAGCCGAAGACCCTTCCATCTGGGAACTGCCGTTCCCGTCGATGGATGCATTGAACGAATCCTGCGCCGCGTTTCCGCAGTCCAGGGAGCTGACCAAGGGGCTGGAACAGGGTTTCCTGGCGATCAAGGACAGCCTCAGCCTGGTGCTTGATCCGCTGACCCAGCCTCTCAGCTGGTTCCTGGACGGTGCCCTGTACGCCATGCTGAACACGCCCTGGTGGATCGTTATTCCGGTTCTGCTGGGCATCGTTTTTCTGGTCACCAAATCCTGGAAGCTGGTGGCGTTCGTGGGCGGCAGTGTCATGCTGCTGGCGTTCATCGACCACTACGACTACGCCATGCAGACGCTGGCGATCATTTTTGTATGCGCCTTCCTGTGCGTGTTGATGGGGGTGCCCATCGGCATTGCCATGGCACGAAGCAACACCCTGCAGCGCATGATCGTACCCATACTCGACATGCTGCAGACCCTGCCCCCCTTCGTGTATCTGATACCGCTGATCTTTCTGTTCAGCGTCACCGAATCGAAACTCTACGGCATCGCCATCATCCTGTACGCCATCGTGCCGGTGATCCGGCTGACCAACCTGGGCATCCGCCTGGTGGACAAGGATGTGATCGAGGCCGCCGACGCCTTTGGCATGACCCCGCGCCAGAAGCTGTACAAGGTACAGATACCCCTGGCGCTGCCCAACATCATGGCCGGGGTCAACCAGACCATCATGATGAGCCTGGCCATGGTGGTGATTGCCTCGCTCGTGTCTGCACCCGGTCTCGGGGTGCTGGTACTCCGGGGCATCCGCAACCTGGAACTGGGCGTGGGCCTGGTGTCCGGTCTCGGCATTGTCATCCTGGCCGTGATCCTTGACCGGGTGACCAAGGCATCGCTTGCCCGAATCAACGTTTCCCAGAAGCAGTGA
- a CDS encoding betaine/proline/choline family ABC transporter ATP-binding protein (Members of the family are the ATP-binding subunit of ABC transporters for substrates such as betaine, L-proline or other amino acids, choline, carnitine, etc. The substrate specificity is best determined from the substrate-binding subunit, rather than this subunit, as it interacts with the permease subunit and not with substrate directly.) encodes MAKDIKISIRNLYKIFGPSPDVALEYVRKGMGKAGLLEQQKHVLGLRDINVDMHDGEITVIMGLSGSGKSTLIRHLNRLIDPTAGEIRVDGEDVMSYSEEQLRRLRRERMSMVFQKFALLPHKTVLENAGMAKDIRGYTTSDFEADARKWLARVGLEGNEHQYPHQLSGGMQQRVGIARALVSDAPIMLMDEAFSALDPLIRSDMQDLLLELQGELHKTIVFITHDLDEALKLADHLVILKDGEVVQQGDPQHILLEPNDPYIVDFISDINRARVLRVRSIMSKSGQAGDNNYAGDVTEQDNLETVLKVSEGDMTLCFRVMREGEQVGTLHMKDLARALVPTAASADRDKNAA; translated from the coding sequence ATGGCAAAAGACATCAAGATTTCGATCCGGAACCTCTACAAGATCTTCGGTCCGAGCCCGGACGTGGCTCTGGAATACGTGCGCAAGGGCATGGGGAAGGCGGGACTGCTGGAGCAGCAGAAACACGTGCTTGGTCTGCGGGACATCAACGTGGATATGCACGATGGCGAGATCACCGTGATCATGGGCCTCTCCGGCTCAGGTAAGTCCACGCTGATCCGCCACCTAAACCGCCTGATTGACCCCACGGCGGGCGAGATCCGGGTGGATGGCGAGGATGTCATGAGCTATTCGGAGGAACAGCTGCGCCGCCTTCGCCGTGAACGCATGTCGATGGTGTTCCAGAAGTTCGCCCTGTTGCCTCACAAAACCGTGCTGGAAAACGCCGGCATGGCCAAGGACATTCGCGGCTACACCACCTCGGATTTCGAGGCGGATGCCCGCAAGTGGCTGGCCCGGGTGGGCCTGGAGGGCAACGAACACCAGTACCCACACCAGCTCTCCGGCGGCATGCAGCAGCGGGTGGGCATTGCCCGGGCGCTGGTCTCCGACGCCCCGATCATGCTGATGGACGAGGCCTTCTCGGCACTGGACCCGCTGATCCGCTCCGACATGCAGGATCTGCTCCTGGAACTGCAGGGTGAGCTGCATAAGACCATAGTGTTCATCACCCACGATCTCGACGAAGCGCTTAAGCTTGCCGATCATCTGGTGATCCTGAAGGACGGCGAGGTGGTGCAGCAGGGCGACCCGCAGCACATACTGCTGGAGCCGAACGATCCCTACATTGTCGACTTCATCAGCGATATCAACCGGGCCCGGGTACTCCGGGTGCGCTCGATCATGAGCAAATCCGGTCAGGCCGGCGACAACAACTACGCCGGCGATGTCACCGAGCAGGACAACCTCGAAACCGTGCTCAAGGTGTCTGAGGGTGACATGACCCTGTGTTTCCGGGTAATGCGGGAGGGCGAACAGGTAGGCACACTGCACATGAAGGATCTGGCGCGGGCCCTGGTGCCCACGGCAGCGTCTGCCGATCGGGACAAAAACGCCGCCTGA
- a CDS encoding substrate-binding periplasmic protein, with protein sequence MARILFCCLALFLAACSEPEDPPVPVMEVAAETATGLEPESEPELEPEPEPAPRSPRTITIAADPWCPHNCEAGTDHEGYMIDITREAFARAGIEVEYVNMSWARALQLAREGHMDAVVGALPADAPDFVFPEEAIGHTTIALYTHPDSDWQYAGVESLAGVILLAINGYAYSPELDAYITRYQDDPERVWILSGPAPLGRAIELLYKRRSDVFPEDRFVMAWELAQGGDTRTLRLAAVLHQSPLYVAFSPARDESLRLATLLSEGTRALQASGRAEQILGRYGLSWSD encoded by the coding sequence GTGGCAAGAATCCTGTTCTGCTGCTTGGCCCTGTTCCTGGCTGCCTGCTCGGAGCCTGAGGATCCCCCCGTTCCGGTCATGGAAGTGGCGGCCGAGACCGCCACGGGGTTAGAACCGGAGTCAGAACCGGAGTTAGAACCTGAGCCAGAACCGGCGCCACGGTCACCCCGGACCATCACCATTGCCGCCGACCCCTGGTGCCCGCACAACTGCGAGGCCGGTACCGATCATGAGGGCTACATGATCGACATTACCCGGGAAGCGTTTGCCCGGGCGGGCATCGAAGTGGAATACGTCAACATGAGCTGGGCGCGGGCCCTGCAACTGGCCCGGGAAGGCCATATGGACGCCGTGGTGGGCGCACTGCCGGCGGATGCCCCGGATTTCGTGTTTCCGGAGGAAGCCATCGGCCATACCACCATCGCCCTCTACACCCATCCGGACAGCGACTGGCAATACGCCGGCGTCGAATCCCTGGCCGGCGTCATCCTGCTTGCCATCAACGGCTATGCCTACTCGCCGGAACTGGATGCCTACATTACCCGCTACCAGGACGATCCCGAGCGGGTCTGGATCCTGTCCGGGCCGGCCCCCCTGGGGCGGGCCATCGAATTGCTGTACAAGCGACGCTCCGATGTATTCCCCGAGGACCGCTTTGTCATGGCCTGGGAACTGGCACAGGGCGGCGATACCCGGACGCTCAGATTGGCCGCCGTGCTCCACCAATCGCCTCTGTATGTCGCCTTCTCACCAGCCCGCGATGAGTCCCTGCGGCTGGCCACCCTGCTGTCCGAGGGCACTCGGGCCCTGCAGGCCTCTGGCCGGGCCGAACAGATCCTCGGCCGCTACGGGCTGTCCTGGTCGGATTGA
- a CDS encoding META domain-containing protein has translation MYLRRVLTLSVVTCAGWLASACSTLPGGNTKSAPETSFGTYHCGQLEIQVAGTEGSDLLGINYLDRRLLLKPAVSASGALYVAPGDDNTRFWSKGQRATLTIGGRSYPECLKPGDIEMPFEARGNEPFWHATIEDGELLLTRPFEERGTRRLPVTLDTANRHGRTYTTTVDELDVSLTIARQLCQDSMSGAQYPAQVRLTVDGESYSGCGGDRQRLFRGAVWIVEDIGDTGIIDRSRVTIEFLDNNRIAGRASCNHYTGSYALRGEGIEVGPVAATRMACAPALMTQEQRFLDILQAATDIRIGQQGELLLTSAGGKVIRAFQSDQDSP, from the coding sequence ATGTATTTACGACGAGTTCTGACGCTGTCCGTCGTTACCTGTGCCGGGTGGCTGGCCTCCGCCTGCTCGACGCTGCCCGGAGGCAATACCAAAAGCGCACCCGAAACCTCCTTCGGAACCTACCATTGCGGCCAGCTGGAGATCCAGGTGGCTGGCACCGAGGGCAGCGATCTGCTCGGAATCAATTACCTCGACCGCCGCCTGCTACTTAAACCCGCGGTAAGCGCCTCCGGAGCACTGTATGTGGCGCCCGGCGATGACAACACCCGGTTCTGGAGCAAAGGCCAGCGGGCGACCCTGACCATCGGCGGGCGGTCCTACCCGGAATGCCTGAAGCCCGGCGATATCGAGATGCCCTTTGAAGCCCGGGGCAACGAGCCATTCTGGCACGCCACCATTGAAGACGGGGAACTGCTGCTGACCCGCCCCTTCGAAGAGCGGGGTACCCGCCGGCTGCCAGTGACCCTGGATACCGCTAACCGGCACGGTCGAACCTACACAACGACCGTTGATGAACTGGACGTGAGCCTGACCATCGCACGGCAGCTCTGCCAGGACAGCATGTCCGGCGCCCAGTATCCGGCCCAGGTTCGCCTGACTGTGGATGGCGAGTCCTACAGCGGCTGCGGTGGCGACCGTCAGCGCCTGTTCCGGGGAGCCGTCTGGATTGTCGAGGATATCGGCGACACCGGTATCATTGACCGCTCGCGAGTCACCATCGAGTTTCTCGACAACAACCGCATCGCCGGCCGGGCGTCCTGCAACCACTACACCGGCAGTTATGCGCTCAGGGGCGAGGGCATTGAAGTGGGACCGGTAGCGGCCACGCGCATGGCCTGTGCACCAGCTCTGATGACCCAGGAACAGAGGTTCCTGGATATTCTTCAGGCGGCTACGGACATCCGCATCGGGCAACAGGGGGAGTTGCTGCTGACTTCCGCCGGGGGAAAGGTTATCCGCGCATTTCAATCCGACCAGGACAGCCCGTAG